One window of Novipirellula aureliae genomic DNA carries:
- a CDS encoding SPFH domain-containing protein, with protein sequence MFFLAAFVAGLIVYSTFRVLAGCLYTVSPDQRAVVTSFGAAQIMPGTRQAADAGNPSLSDDEVQRYEYPQVQVIRPGGPYFKMPWQTVHKVTVATQAVDLSWDPSKYQETIEAVTKDNLTTGVNGQIRYRISESNLYPFLFGVTSPLEHVMGYFVSVLRERIANFVDPKGQSLLEATELETGDGDGKADAASSSAVELSEGVSINDLRKNLPLLNQYMEEQCRNTTARYGIELDAALITEIDPPAEVDRALSAINSTRNQVAADISTARADSEQQITMSARAVEIATNNAQAEVAPLQELAGTLASIKKEGGSACLQAYLRNARVPLFKRAGRFLIKTSSDKGANQ encoded by the coding sequence ATGTTTTTTCTCGCCGCCTTTGTAGCGGGCTTGATCGTTTACTCTACCTTCCGTGTTCTGGCGGGATGCCTTTACACGGTGTCACCAGATCAACGGGCGGTGGTGACTAGCTTCGGTGCCGCCCAGATTATGCCTGGCACCCGTCAAGCAGCCGATGCCGGCAATCCTTCGCTTAGCGATGATGAAGTCCAACGCTACGAATACCCACAGGTTCAAGTAATCCGTCCCGGCGGTCCGTACTTTAAAATGCCTTGGCAAACGGTCCACAAAGTTACCGTTGCGACTCAGGCGGTCGACCTGTCGTGGGACCCGTCAAAGTATCAAGAAACGATTGAAGCGGTCACAAAGGATAACTTGACAACGGGCGTGAACGGCCAAATTCGTTACCGCATTAGCGAAAGCAATCTGTACCCGTTTTTGTTTGGCGTCACCAGTCCTCTCGAACATGTGATGGGCTACTTCGTCTCGGTGCTCCGAGAACGAATCGCCAACTTTGTCGATCCGAAGGGCCAAAGCTTGCTCGAAGCCACAGAACTCGAAACCGGCGACGGAGATGGGAAAGCGGACGCAGCAAGCAGCAGTGCGGTGGAACTTTCCGAAGGCGTCTCCATTAACGATTTGCGAAAGAATTTGCCGCTGTTAAACCAGTACATGGAAGAACAGTGCCGCAACACGACCGCTCGCTACGGTATCGAATTGGATGCCGCATTGATTACGGAAATCGATCCGCCAGCGGAGGTCGACCGAGCCCTTTCAGCCATCAATAGCACCCGCAACCAAGTCGCCGCCGATATCAGTACAGCTCGAGCGGATTCCGAACAACAAATCACGATGAGTGCTCGAGCAGTCGAAATTGCAACGAACAATGCCCAAGCTGAAGTCGCTCCGCTGCAAGAACTTGCGGGAACCCTTGCATCGATCAAGAAAGAGGGTGGGTCGGCCTGTTTACAAGCATACCTGCGAAACGCTCGCGTTCCCCTGTTTAAACGAGCAGGCCGATTCCTGATTAAAACCTCTTCCGATAAAGGAGCCAACCAATGA
- a CDS encoding replication-associated recombination protein A — protein sequence MPNHRSLFADAEEDNLKLAQPLAARMRPTRLADFVGQRQILGKGKLLRRMIDSGRLGSIILFGPPGTGKTTLAHLIGKETGSQIRSVSAVTSGVKELREVLAWARDVVSAGDPRPILFVDEIHRFSKSQQDALLPDVEEGMVALIGATTSNPYFAVNGALLSRSQLFALESLSADDIRHILDRAIEDDSLGLASFAPKIDEQALTYLSEACEGDARRALSALEIAVLSNTKQSESITQKTVIESIGNRIGGYDGSGDDHYNLASALIKSIRGSDVDAGLYWLARMLEGGEDIRFLCRRLVILASEDIGNADPAALGLAVSAMQACEFVGLPEAQLTLSQTVAYLALAPKSNAATMAIGLARRDVRENSVVPIPKELRCAHYAGAKSLGHGEGYQYSHDAEDGVAKQDYLGVDRNYYQPVDRGFELELQQRMKIINEQLGKSKKSEAVKGSGSC from the coding sequence ATGCCTAACCATCGATCTTTGTTTGCCGACGCAGAAGAAGATAACCTAAAATTGGCCCAACCGTTAGCTGCTCGAATGCGGCCAACTCGCTTGGCTGATTTTGTCGGTCAACGCCAAATTCTAGGAAAGGGAAAACTGCTTCGCCGAATGATTGATTCAGGACGTCTGGGGTCAATCATCCTGTTTGGGCCTCCTGGAACAGGCAAGACGACCTTAGCGCACCTGATCGGCAAGGAAACCGGCAGCCAAATCCGCAGCGTCAGTGCGGTCACCAGTGGAGTCAAGGAACTGCGTGAAGTCTTGGCCTGGGCCCGGGATGTCGTCTCGGCAGGTGATCCGCGACCCATTCTTTTTGTCGATGAGATTCATCGATTTAGCAAGAGCCAACAAGATGCACTCTTGCCCGACGTCGAAGAGGGAATGGTGGCCTTGATCGGGGCCACGACAAGCAACCCCTACTTTGCCGTTAACGGAGCCTTGCTATCGCGAAGTCAACTGTTTGCACTCGAGTCTTTGTCGGCTGACGACATTCGGCACATCCTCGATCGGGCGATCGAAGACGATTCACTCGGGCTCGCGTCGTTTGCGCCGAAGATCGATGAGCAAGCGTTGACCTATTTGAGCGAAGCGTGTGAAGGTGACGCACGCCGAGCCCTTTCGGCATTGGAAATCGCAGTGCTAAGCAATACGAAGCAATCAGAATCAATTACCCAAAAAACAGTCATCGAATCGATCGGCAATCGAATTGGTGGCTACGATGGCAGCGGTGACGATCACTACAATTTGGCGAGCGCTCTGATTAAGAGTATTCGCGGCAGTGACGTCGATGCCGGTTTGTACTGGCTCGCTCGGATGTTAGAGGGCGGCGAGGACATTCGCTTCTTGTGTCGACGGTTGGTTATCTTGGCTAGCGAGGATATCGGAAACGCCGACCCTGCCGCGCTTGGCCTTGCGGTCTCGGCGATGCAAGCTTGTGAGTTCGTCGGTTTGCCCGAAGCCCAATTAACCCTCAGTCAGACGGTTGCCTATTTGGCGTTGGCTCCCAAAAGCAATGCAGCGACGATGGCAATCGGACTTGCTCGCCGCGATGTCCGCGAAAATAGCGTCGTCCCGATTCCAAAGGAATTACGATGTGCCCATTATGCAGGAGCAAAATCGCTCGGACACGGCGAAGGCTATCAGTACAGCCACGATGCCGAAGATGGGGTCGCTAAGCAAGACTATTTGGGCGTCGACCGAAATTACTATCAACCCGTGGACCGAGGTTTCGAACTCGAATTGCAGCAGCGAATGAAAATCATCAACGAACAATTGGGCAAATCGAAAAAGAGCGAAGCGGTCAAAGGTAGTGGATCTTGTTAA
- a CDS encoding DinB family protein has product MDRIASRRPLPSEIASPYQQGLIDRVRGDCVIEQMEAQLFTICELASSVCVEQVDKLHSPYTWTIRQVFEHCADAERVFGYRIMRFAAGDSTELVGWDENVYADSRFGLGPFGQLVNELGVLRQANVHLLRRLVPQAWDRLGVADGKRTSVRAIAWLATGHLDHHLSIVAKRCGLALPAM; this is encoded by the coding sequence ATGGATCGAATCGCCAGTCGTCGGCCTCTGCCTAGCGAAATCGCGTCACCTTATCAACAAGGTTTGATAGATCGGGTACGGGGTGATTGCGTTATTGAGCAGATGGAAGCCCAGTTGTTTACCATTTGCGAGTTGGCGAGCAGCGTTTGTGTCGAACAAGTCGATAAGCTGCATTCCCCTTACACTTGGACGATTCGCCAAGTGTTTGAGCATTGCGCCGATGCAGAGCGAGTGTTCGGCTATCGGATCATGCGATTTGCTGCGGGAGACTCGACGGAATTGGTTGGCTGGGATGAAAATGTCTATGCCGATTCTCGCTTCGGATTAGGGCCTTTCGGCCAATTGGTTAATGAGCTGGGTGTGCTCCGTCAAGCGAATGTCCATCTGCTTCGGCGACTGGTTCCTCAAGCATGGGATCGTCTTGGCGTTGCCGATGGAAAGCGAACTTCGGTCCGAGCAATTGCCTGGCTCGCGACGGGGCATCTCGATCATCACCTAAGCATTGTCGCAAAACGCTGTGGCTTAGCGTTGCCAGCCATGTAG
- a CDS encoding SPFH domain-containing protein, with amino-acid sequence MSIIPGFVLGLAVIPILLGLARAFGLYTCVGECQSQVFTLFGKVIGTIDQAGLHFPISYYGPRAMLIPFFGKKYVVNTALRQHYLRSQMVNSEEGTPMGVGIWYEMQVKDPVAYLFTNANPDGSLQANVTSSTISTLSNLEMEKMLEDRHSLSRTVRAAVSPLSEKWGYRLGSVYIRKVEFTDVQMVENITEKVVKRLVQVTSAMKQDGENRVGLIKSETAFKVSQKMAEASAARPEIVGKKLNEIAKLDPEILDTVQEVMEIDNLLESDAAIDVLPEMGNLLIQLGDRTRL; translated from the coding sequence ATGAGTATTATTCCTGGTTTTGTTCTTGGCTTGGCCGTGATCCCCATTCTGCTCGGACTCGCTCGCGCATTCGGCCTTTACACCTGTGTCGGAGAATGCCAATCACAAGTCTTTACGTTGTTCGGCAAAGTGATCGGAACGATCGATCAAGCTGGTTTGCATTTCCCCATTTCGTATTACGGTCCACGGGCGATGCTAATCCCTTTCTTCGGAAAGAAGTATGTCGTCAACACGGCGCTTCGTCAGCATTACCTGCGAAGCCAAATGGTCAATTCCGAGGAAGGAACGCCAATGGGCGTGGGGATTTGGTACGAGATGCAAGTCAAGGATCCCGTCGCATATCTGTTCACGAACGCAAACCCGGATGGATCCCTGCAAGCCAATGTGACCAGTTCGACGATCTCGACACTCAGCAATTTGGAAATGGAAAAAATGCTCGAGGACCGGCACAGTCTGAGCCGAACGGTTCGCGCGGCGGTGTCCCCATTGTCCGAAAAGTGGGGCTATCGGCTCGGATCGGTTTACATTCGCAAAGTCGAATTTACCGATGTCCAAATGGTTGAAAATATTACCGAGAAGGTCGTCAAACGACTTGTGCAAGTTACCAGTGCGATGAAGCAAGATGGCGAGAACCGTGTGGGGTTAATCAAAAGTGAAACCGCTTTTAAGGTTTCACAAAAGATGGCCGAAGCATCCGCAGCGCGGCCAGAGATCGTCGGCAAGAAGCTCAACGAAATCGCTAAACTCGATCCCGAGATTCTTGATACCGTTCAAGAGGTAATGGAGATCGATAACCTGCTCGAATCCGACGCCGCAATTGACGTTCTACCCGAGATGGGAAATCTACTGATTCAACTCGGTGATCGAACTCGGCTATAA
- a CDS encoding DUF1499 domain-containing protein gives MIGFIVLAVVAISIVAVCSRIDNWSRDFTTNDAKLALDSLDPGLRIAPLSESAEVVAQRIETWAGEQSKWKVLERKSSDRGIHLHLTRTTMLFRFVDDIHVDLVRAGDGCRMEAESQSRVGKGDLGQNPRNLKELVSAVRS, from the coding sequence ATGATTGGATTCATCGTACTGGCGGTCGTTGCGATTTCCATCGTCGCGGTTTGTTCGCGAATTGACAACTGGAGTCGTGACTTTACCACAAACGATGCGAAATTGGCTCTCGATAGTCTCGATCCCGGCCTCCGGATAGCTCCGCTTTCCGAGTCGGCGGAAGTCGTCGCTCAGCGAATCGAAACATGGGCTGGTGAGCAGTCGAAATGGAAGGTCTTGGAACGAAAGTCAAGTGATCGCGGTATCCACCTGCATCTGACTCGCACAACGATGCTCTTTCGTTTCGTCGATGATATCCATGTGGACTTGGTCCGCGCGGGCGATGGATGCCGAATGGAAGCGGAAAGCCAATCACGGGTTGGAAAAGGTGACTTGGGGCAAAACCCTAGAAATTTGAAAGAATTGGTTTCGGCGGTAAGGTCTTGA